From the genome of Carnobacterium viridans:
TTTCTATCTCCACAACTGAAATTTTTAAATCCATTATTCGTACAGCTGTTCCATTTATTATTATTGGTTCAGGTATTACCCTTTTTCAAATGATCGATCAATTTACTTTCCAACAAATTATGACGTCTATTTCTGAGTTATCGCCAAAACAAATTGTAAATAATTACGGTGTGGCTTCAGGTAACGTCAATAAGTTAATTATGATCGTCATTTCCTTTGGAGGATCAATGGCTATTACTTCGGTGCCACTGATTTCTGAACTGGTCGCTAAAAATGATTTGAACAAAATCGCCCGCCAAATTAGTGATAGCTTACAATTATTTTTCTTTATCATGCTGCCTGCTTCCATTGGCATGATGATAGTAGCCGAACCTTTATATACAGTTTTCTATGGGCATAGTGATTTTGGGACTACAGTATTACAAGTTGCTTCTTTCATGAGTTTATTTTTAGGTTTGTTTGTCCTGATGGGATCAACCATGCAAGCTGCAAATCAAACAAGACCTGCACTTTGGGCTCTTGTAATTGGGTTAGTCGTAAAATTAGGCATGCAATATCCAATGCTGGCATTAGCTGGTACGAACGGGATGTTCCTATCTAATATATTTGGATTTGGCGTTACAGTCTTATTAATGCTAAGAAAGATGTACAAGGTTACTCGTTTTGATGTCGGATTGATTTTCAGACGTGTTTTATTGATGCTGATCATTACTTTAGCAATGGCTGTGGTCACTTTTGCAGTTAAAGAAGTTCTTTACTTAGTGATTGATCCAAAAAATAGGACTAGTGCACTTCTAGTAATGGGTATTTCAGCGGGATTTGGTGGACTTGTTTACATGTATGCCTCTTTAAAAACTCGTTTAGCGGATCGTTTATTAGGAGCTCGTGTTGCGAATATGAGAACCAAGCTGCGCATTAAATAATAGGAACTAGTTGGAACCCAAAAGGCTTCAACTAGTTCTTTTACTTGAATCATATGAAATTGGAGGAGCGTAAATGCGATTAGATAAATTACTAGCCAATATGGGCTTTGGCACAAGAAAAACAGTGAAAACTGTATTAAAATCAAAAGAAGTAACGGTAAATGGAACGATTGAAAAAGAGGGTAAAACGCAAGTAGATCCAGATAAAGATGTTATTGTTGTTTCAGGAGAAGCTGTTCATTACCAAGAATTTGTCTACTTTATGATGCATAAACCTCAAGGAGTTGTCAGTGCAACAACAGATAATTTACATGAAACAGTGATTGATTTGCTCCAGCCACAAGATCAAGTGTTGGATCCGTTTCCAGTTGGAAGGTTAGATAAAGATACAGAAGGATTATTGTTGTTAACTAATGATGGAACGTTAGCGCATAACTTACTCTCGCCAAAAAAACATGTGGATAAGTGTTATGAAGCGATTATAGAAGGTTTAGTGAATGAACAAGACATTCAGGCTTTTAAGGATGGCATCACTCTGAATGACGGGTTTATCTGTCAATCAGCTCAGTTAGAAATCGTATCTACAGATAGTGAAAAAAAACAAACTCTTATTAAAGTCACGATACATGAAGGTAAATTTCATCAAGTAAAACGTATGTTTGAAGCAGTAGGTAAATCGGTTAGTTACTTAAAGCGTTTGTCAATGGGCAAGTTGCAACTAGATGAAACAGTAAAGATAGGCAAGTATAGGCCTCTAACAAAAGAAGAATTAGAGTCGTTAATTGATGCATAAGAAAAAAGGGAAATACAACAAATAGTGTTGACAGCATAAAATAAATTTCTTCTGGAATGAACGATTTTGCTTGTGGAAAGCCTTGGAACCGTCTGA
Proteins encoded in this window:
- a CDS encoding putative polysaccharide biosynthesis protein, translated to MSKDTVSDNKIEQPIKEISSKDKMINGSAWMTGGSILSRLLGALYIIPWMAWMGNQDIAESANALYTIGYTPYALFLNIATAGVPSAIAKQVAYYNSLNEYEISRNIYKKGLQIMAITGVVSALVMYVAAPFIAASSPNISVDNATQVIRSLSWALLIIPCMSVTRGYIQGHHVMKYSAISQFIEQLARVIFMLAAVFLIRQVWNGSVVNAVAASTFAAVIGAVFSIGYLFYIIWRKKPELDERAGQSLNKVSISTTEIFKSIIRTAVPFIIIGSGITLFQMIDQFTFQQIMTSISELSPKQIVNNYGVASGNVNKLIMIVISFGGSMAITSVPLISELVAKNDLNKIARQISDSLQLFFFIMLPASIGMMIVAEPLYTVFYGHSDFGTTVLQVASFMSLFLGLFVLMGSTMQAANQTRPALWALVIGLVVKLGMQYPMLALAGTNGMFLSNIFGFGVTVLLMLRKMYKVTRFDVGLIFRRVLLMLIITLAMAVVTFAVKEVLYLVIDPKNRTSALLVMGISAGFGGLVYMYASLKTRLADRLLGARVANMRTKLRIK
- a CDS encoding pseudouridine synthase; its protein translation is MRLDKLLANMGFGTRKTVKTVLKSKEVTVNGTIEKEGKTQVDPDKDVIVVSGEAVHYQEFVYFMMHKPQGVVSATTDNLHETVIDLLQPQDQVLDPFPVGRLDKDTEGLLLLTNDGTLAHNLLSPKKHVDKCYEAIIEGLVNEQDIQAFKDGITLNDGFICQSAQLEIVSTDSEKKQTLIKVTIHEGKFHQVKRMFEAVGKSVSYLKRLSMGKLQLDETVKIGKYRPLTKEELESLIDA